The Nocardia sp. BMG51109 nucleotide sequence GACCGATGCCTTCGCCGCACCCGCTACCGGCGCCGAATCCGAACTCCGGCCGGGAGCCTACGCATGACCGCCACCGAACCGACCCCGACGCCTCCGGCCGGCCGGGACTCGGAGTTGACCTGGCAGACCTCCGACGAACTCCGGCGGCTGTACGCGCGCCGGGAAGTGTCGCCGGTCGAGGTGGCCGAAGCCCACCTGTCCCGGATCGAACGGTTGGACCCACAGGTCAATGCCTTCGTGACCGTCACCGCGGAACGGGCTCTCGCCGACGCCCGCGCGGCCGAACGGGTATGGCTGTCGTCGGAGGCCGCCGCCGTCCCGCCGATGACGGGAATTCCCTTCGCGCTCAAGGACCTCGTCCCCACCGCCGGTATCCGGACGACGAAGGGTTCCGACCGGTTCCGCGACTGGATACCGGAGCACAATTCGCCGCTGGCGCAACGGCTGCTGGACTCCGGCGGCATCATGCTCGGCAAGACCACGACCTCCGAAGTGGGGTGGAAGGCGGCCTCCGGCAATCGCGTCAACGGACCGGTCCGCAATCCGTGCTCTCCCGAGCACACCGCCGGGGGCTCGAGCGGTGGCGCCGCGGCGGCGGTCGCCGCCGGGTTCGCCACTGTCACGCAGGGCGGCGACGGGGCCGGCTCGGTCCGCATCCCGGCCGCGTTCTGCGGTGTCGTCGGGATGAAACCCAGCACGGGGGTGATCCCGTACTTCCCACCGACGCCGCTGGGTTCCATGGTCGCCAACGGCACACTCGCACGGACCGTCGCCGACGCCGCCCTGCTCCTCGACACCCTCAGTGGCCCCGACTACCGCGACCCCACCTCGCTGCCGGTCGTCGCGGGCGGATACCGCGCCGCCTGCGACCGTGCACCGCGGCCGCTGCGGATCGCCTACCTGCCGTCGCCCGGCGGTCGCATGCCCGAACGCGACATCGGCGACGCGGTCGCCGCCGCCGTGCGCCGGATGCGGCACGCCGGGCACCGTGTCGAGACCCTCGACGACACCCCCGCGGACCGTTTCGACCTGCTCCACGTGATCTGGACGACCGGATTCGCCTCCCTGTTCCCTGGCGGCGGGGACGATCTCGACCCGGGCCTGGCCGCGGTGATCCGCGACGCCGACCGGTTCACCGGAGCCGACCTGGCCGCCGCGCACCTCGCCCGCCAGCACTACAAGGCCGCCATGAGCGAGTTCCTCGCCCCGTACGACCTGGCCGTCACCGCGACGACCGCGGTTGCGGCGTTCGGCGCCGACGCCGACCATCCGCGCACCGTCGCGGGCGTGGCGGCGAACTATCTCGATTGGGCATGGCCCACTTACGCTTTCAACCTGACCGAACACCCGGCGATCTCGCTGCCGTGTGCCACCACCGGCTCGGGCCTTCCCATCGGCATCCAGCTCGTCGGGCACCACCACCGCGATCATGACCTGCTCGCTGCCGCATCGGCGTTGGCGGAGGTCGTTCGGGTGGAGTGAGCGGCAGAAGGGGTGCGGCGATCCGCCCGTAGCGGGCGAGCCGTGGGGCATGTCGCCGCGGCTGGCACTCCGTAGCGTTTCGGTTGGGGGACAAGGGATACGCCGGTTCGACAGCGGCCAGAGATCACCGCGACGGCCCGCGCTGTGGCGCGAACCGGGCGGGGCGGGCGTACCCTGTGCACCGAAGGCGTACTCGAGAAGGGGGCGTTCATGCCGTTTCCGCGGGCGCTGGCGAAGTTCAACCGGCGGGTCACCAACCGCGTCGCG carries:
- a CDS encoding amidase, translated to MTATEPTPTPPAGRDSELTWQTSDELRRLYARREVSPVEVAEAHLSRIERLDPQVNAFVTVTAERALADARAAERVWLSSEAAAVPPMTGIPFALKDLVPTAGIRTTKGSDRFRDWIPEHNSPLAQRLLDSGGIMLGKTTTSEVGWKAASGNRVNGPVRNPCSPEHTAGGSSGGAAAAVAAGFATVTQGGDGAGSVRIPAAFCGVVGMKPSTGVIPYFPPTPLGSMVANGTLARTVADAALLLDTLSGPDYRDPTSLPVVAGGYRAACDRAPRPLRIAYLPSPGGRMPERDIGDAVAAAVRRMRHAGHRVETLDDTPADRFDLLHVIWTTGFASLFPGGGDDLDPGLAAVIRDADRFTGADLAAAHLARQHYKAAMSEFLAPYDLAVTATTAVAAFGADADHPRTVAGVAANYLDWAWPTYAFNLTEHPAISLPCATTGSGLPIGIQLVGHHHRDHDLLAAASALAEVVRVE